AAGAAACAGGGACTCAAGATTAGATGTAATGTAGGAATATCCTGGTTTACTTGATATCCCTTTTTGCACATGCCCAGAATGCATTTGAAAGACTTTGCTTCCGTCCTCTGCAGTAAAAGAAATAGAGAATTCAGCAGTAATGCTGGTGTTGCCTAAGTTCTCCACATCCACTCGACAAGCAAAAGGTCTCCCTGTCACAGGACTGGCAGGCTCGACAGAAAAATCTTGAATACGAATGCGGTGATTTCCAAGCCGCTGGTCTTCGTTAGGAATGAATTCACTTGGCCTTTGATAAACATGCAAGTAATCGGAAATGATCTCATCGGTAGGACCTGCATTTACAATTTTGCCATCTTTCAAGAGCATGGTCCTGGAACAGAGATTCCTCATTGAAACCATGTTATGACTGACAAACAAGACGGTACGCCCTTCACCAGCAACATCACTCATCTTGCCAAGGCATTTCTTCTGGAATTCAGCATCCCCGACAGCCAGAACCTCATCCACGATCAAGATCTCAGGGTCCAGGTGAGCAGCCACAGCGAATCCCAGGCGCACGTACATGCCGCTGGAATAGCGCTTGAC
This genomic window from Dehalobacter sp. contains:
- a CDS encoding Wzt carbohydrate-binding domain-containing protein codes for the protein VGTGFHPELTGRENVYLNGAIYGMNKEEVTRKFDEIVAFSGVEKFIDTPVKRYSSGMYVRLGFAVAAHLDPEILIVDEVLAVGDAEFQKKCLGKMSDVAGEGRTVLFVSHNMVSMRNLCSRTMLLKDGKIVNAGPTDEIISDYLHVYQRPSEFIPNEDQRLGNHRIRIQDFSVEPASPVTGRPFACRVDVENLGNTSITAEFSISFTAEDGSKVFQMHSGHVQKGISSKPGYSYITSNLESLFLAPGKYGVNLWVGSGKMTFDWVPDAYSFEVRSGTFQEGIYVDARGYPVIMPAKWKQFDN